The following coding sequences lie in one Glycine soja cultivar W05 chromosome 16, ASM419377v2, whole genome shotgun sequence genomic window:
- the LOC114391250 gene encoding 2-oxoglutarate-Fe(II) type oxidoreductase hxnY-like isoform X1: MGKQSTEFSALNCIDLSNPDINQSVNLLKQACLDSGFFYVVNHGISQEFMEEVFAQSKKFFSLPHKEKMKILRNEKHRGYTPVLDELLDPENQVHVGDYKEGYYIGVEKGEDDPESNKPFYGPNNWPAPGVLPGWRETMEKFHRETLEVGKAVAKIIALALDLDANFFDQPEMLGEPIATLRLLHYEGQVSDPLKGLYGAGAHTDYGLITLLATDDVSGLQICKDRDAKPQKWEDVAPLKGAFIVNLGDMLERWSNCVFKSTLHRVLGNGQGRYSIAYFLEPSHDCLVECLPTCKSDSNPPKFPPILCHDYLTQRYNDTHADLNVYKKQQA, translated from the exons ATGGGAAAACAGAGCACAGAATTCTCTGCCCTCAACTGCATCGACCTCTCCAACCCTGACATCAACCAATCCGTCAATTTACTCAAACAG gcATGTTTGGATTCCGGTTTTTTCTACGTTGTCAATCATGGAATAAGCCAGGAATTCATGGAAGAGGTTTTTGCACAGAGCAAGAAATTCTTCTCTCTTCCTCacaaggagaagatgaagatTCTCAGGAATGAAAAACACAGGGGATACACCCCTGTTCTTGATGAGTTGCTTGATCCTGAAAACCAAGTGCATG TAGGAGACTACAAAGAGGGGTATTATATTGGAGTTGAAAAAGGTGAAGATGACCCAGAATCGAATAAACCTTTTTATGGACCGAATAACTGGCCCGCACCAG GTGTTCTTCCAGGGTGGAGGGAGACCATGGAAAAGTTCCATAGAGAGACATT AGAAGTAGGGAAAGCAGTTGCAAAGATAATAGCCCTTGCACTTGATTTGGATGCTAATTTTTTTGATCAGCCAGAAATGCTTGGAGAGCCCATTGCAACTCTGCGTTTGCTGCACTATGAAG GTCAAGTTTCGGATCCCTTGAAAGGATTATATGGAGCTGGAGCTCATACTGACTATGGTTTAATTACACTGTTAGCAACAGATGATGTCTCGGGTCTTCAA ATATGCAAAGATAGGGATGCTAAACCTCAGAAATGGGAGGATGTAGCACCATTGAAGGG AGCATTCATAGTGAATCTTGGTGACATGCTGGAGCGCTGGAGCAACTGCGTTTTTAA GTCCACACTGCACAGAGTTCTAGGAAACGGTCAAGGAAGATATTCT ATTGCATACTTCTTGGAGCCCAGTCATGATTGTCTAGTGGAGTGCTTGCCTACCTGCAAATCAGACAGTAATCCGCCCAA ATTTCCTCCCATCTTATGCCATGACTACCTAACTCAGCGCTACAACGACACTCATGCTGACTTGAATGTTTATAAGAAACAACAAGCTTGA
- the LOC114390504 gene encoding SNW/SKI-interacting protein A-like yields MATLKELLPPAKSSSTAYYDHTNDPWFKQRFSSEEEEKSAATAAAKQKPVPPYLKRAGFVPRRIEDFGDGGAFPEIHVAQYPLDMGREKSGAKPGSKILPVTVDANGNVAYDAIVKQNENARKIVYTQQKDLIPKFLKNDEEDDDVSDDETQKQIEETMQETKAALEKIVNVRLSAAQPKNVPKQNTDAKYIKYKPSQQSAAFNSGAKERVIRMVEMAVDPLEPPKFKHKRVPKASGSPPVPVMHSPPRPVTVKDQQDWKIPPCISNWKNPKGYTIPLDKRLAADGRGLQEVQINDNFAKLSEALYVAEQKAREAVAMRSKVQKEMMLKEKERKEQELRALAQKARSERIGGERIGVVPAAPPSVPVDEEDMRIDYDHEKENPRERENPRERERERSFVKESRDEREERMQREKIREERRKERERERRLEAKDAAMGKRSKITRDRDRDISEKVALGMASTKPGTEVMYDERLFNQDKGIASGFATDDQYNVYEHGLFTAQPTLSTLYRPKKNIDDETYGGADEQLEKIMKTDRFKPDKGFSGASERAGPRDRPVEFENEEADPFGLDQFLTEVKKGKKAMEKVGGGGTMRASAGSSMRDGNEGGSGRTRIGFERGH; encoded by the coding sequence ATGGCCACTCTCAAAGAGCTTCTTCCTCCTGCGAAATCCTCCTCCACTGCCTACTACGACCACACCAACGATCCATGGTTCAAGCAGCGTTTCTCctcggaggaggaggagaaatcCGCCGCCACCGCCGCCGCCAAGCAGAAGCCCGTTCCGCCCTACCTGAAGCGCGCCGGTTTCGTCCCCCGGAGAATTGAAGACTTCGGCGACGGCGGCGCGTTCCCGGAGATCCACGTGGCACAGTATCCTCTCGACATGGGAAGAGAAAAGTCCGGCGCCAAACCTGGATCCAAAATCCTTCCTGTCACCGTCGACGCTAACGGCAACGTCGCCTATGATGCCATCGTGAAGCAAAACGAGAACGCGCGAAAAATTGTCTACACGCAGCAGAAGGATCTCATTCCTAAGTTTCTTAAGAACGACGAAGAAGACGACGACGTTTCCGACGACGAAACGCAGAAACAGATCGAGGAAACGATGCAGGAGACCAAGGCCGCTTTGGAGAAAATTGTGAACGTTAGGTTAAGCGCTGCGCAACCGAAGAACGTTCCGAAGCAGAACACCGATGCGAAGTATATAAAATACAAACCCTCACAGCAATCCGCGGCGTTCAATTCGGGTGCTAAGGAGAGGGTTATTAGGATGGTTGAGATGGCGGTGGATCCTCTTGAGCCTCCGAAGTTCAAGCACAAGCGTGTTCCCAAGGCGTCGGGGTCTCCGCCGGTGCCGGTGATGCACTCGCCGCCGCGGCCTGTGACGGTGAAGGATCAGCAGGATTGGAAGATTCCTCCCTGTATTTCGAATTGGAAGAATCCGAAGGGTTATACTATTCCTCTTGATAAGAGGCTTGCTGCTGATGGGAGAGGCCTTCAAGAGGTTCAGATTAATGACAATTTTGCGAAATTATCGGAGGCGCTGTATGTGGCGGAGCAGAAGGCGAGAGAGGCGGTTGCAATGAGGTCTAAGGTGCAGAAGGAGATGATGTTGAAGGAGAAGGAGAGGAAGGAGCAGGAGTTGAGGGCATTGGCACAGAAGGCGCGGTCGGAGAGAATTGGAGGGGAGAGAATTGGGGTTGTACCAGCGGCACCACCGTCTGTGCCTGTGGATGAGGAGGATATGAGAATTGATTATGATCATGAGAAGGAGAATCCGAGGGAGAGGGAGAATccgagggagagggagagggagaggagTTTTGTGAAGGAGAGTAGAGATGAGAGGGAGGAGAGGATGCAGCGTGAGAAAATTCGCGAGGAGAGGAGgaaggagagggagagggagagaagattGGAGGCTAAGGATGCTGCTATGGGGAAGAGGAGCAAGATTACGCGCGATAGGGATCGTGATATCAGTGAAAAAGTTGCTCTTGGTATGGCTTCTACCAAGCCGGGTACTGAGGTTATGTATGATGAGAGGCTGTTTAACCAGGATAAGGGAATTGCGTCTGGGTTTGCCACTGATGATCAGTACAATGTGTATGAGCATGGGTTGTTTACTGCGCAGCCCACACTTTCCACATTGTATAGGCCGAAGAAGAATATTGATGATGAGACTTATGGAGGTGCGGATGAGCAGTTGGAGAAGATTATGAAGACTGATAGGTTTAAGCCCGATAAAGGGTTTTCTGGGGCTTCTGAGAGGGCTGGTCCAAGGGATCGGCCGGTTGAGTTTGAGAATGAGGAGGCTGATCCATTTGGTTTGGATCAGTTCTTGACTGAGGTGAAGAAGGGTAAGAAGGCCATGGAGAAAGTGGGTGGTGGAGGGACTATGAGGGCAAGTGCTGGATCATCGATGCGGGATGGTAATGAGGGAGGTTCAGGTAGGACTCGCATTGGATTTGAAAGAGGGCATTAG
- the LOC114390585 gene encoding NADP-dependent malic enzyme-like encodes MESTLKALRDGESVLDLSPRSTVSGGVEDVYGEDHATEDQLVTPWNFSVASGYSLLRDPQYNKGLAFTEKERDAHYLRGLLPPTITSQQLQEKQLINNIRQYQVPLQKYQAMMELQETNERLFYKLLIDHVEELLPIVYTPVVGEACQKYGSIFKRPQGLFISLKEKGKVLEVLKNWPERSIQVIVVTDGERILGLGDLGCQGMGIPVGKLALYTALGGVRPSACLPITIDVGTNNEKLLNDEFYIGLRQKRATGQEYSELLQEFMTAVKQNYGEKVLIQFEDFANHNAFELLAKYGTTHLVFNDDIQGTASVVLAGVVAALKLIGGNLADHTFLFLGAGEAGTGIAELIALEMSKQTKTPIEETRKKIWLVDSKGLIVGSRKASLQHFKQPWAHEHEPVGSLLEAVKVIKPTVLIGSSGVGKTFTKEVIEAVTSINEKPLVLALSNPTSQSECTAEEAYEWSEGRAIFASGSPFDPVEYKGKVYYSGQANNAYIFPGFGLGLVISGAIRVHDDMLLAASEALAKLVTEENYEKGLIYPPFSNIRKISANIAASVAAKAYELGLATRLPRPQNLVKYAESCMYTPVYRNYR; translated from the exons ATGGAGAGCACACTTAAGGCCCTGAGAGATGGTGAGTCAGTGCTTGATCTGAGTCCAAGATCCACCGTGAGTGGCGGTGTTGAAGATGTCTACGGTGAAGATCATGCCACTGAGGACCAACTTGTCACCCCATGGAATTTCTCAGTCGCCAG tgggtactctttgcttagAGATCCACAATACAACAAGGGACTTGCTTTCACTGAGAAAGAGAGGGATGCGCACTATTTGCGTGGACTACTACCTCCTACAATTACCTCCCAGCAACTTCAG GAGAAGCAGTTGATAAACAATATCCGACAGTATCAGGTTCCCTTGCAAAAGTATCAGGCTATGATGGAACTTCAG GAGACGAATGAAAGGCTGTTTTACAAACTTCTAATTGATCATGTTGAGGAACTGCTTCCAATTGTGTATACTCCTGTTGTTGGTGAGGCTTGCCAGAAATATGGGAGCATCTTCAAGCGTCCTCAGGGTCTTTTCATAAGTTTGAAAGAGAA GGGGAAGGTTCTTGAAGTATTGAAAAACTGGCCTGAGAGGAGTATTCAAGTTATTGTTGTAACAGATGGCGAACGAATTTTGGGACTTGGGGATCTTGGATGTCAG GGGATGGGAATTCCTGTTGGTAAATTGGCCTTGTACACAGCACTAGGAGGAGTTCGACCATCAGCA TGTTTGCCTATTACGATCGATGTGGGGACAAACAATGAAAAATTACTGAATGATGAGTTTTACATTGGGCTCAGACAAAAGAGGGCAACTGGACAG GAATATTCtgaactcttgcaagagttcaTGACTGCTGTCAAGCAAAACTATGGAGAAAAAGTTCTTATTCAG TTTGAAGATTTTGCAAACCACAATGCTTTTGAATTGCTTGCAAAATATGGCACAACTCATCTTGTTTTCAACGATGATATTCAG GGGACTGCATCTGTCGTTCTTGCTGGGGTCGTGGCAGCCTTGAAGCTCATTGGCGGTAATCTGGCTGACCACACATTCTTGTTCCTTGGGGCTGGAGAG GCTGGAACTGGAATAGCAGAACTAATAGCTCTTGAGATGTCAAAGCAG ACAAAGACACCTATAGAGGAGACTCGCAAGAAGATATGGCTTGTAGACTCAAAG GGTTTGATTGTTGGTTCAAGAAAGGCTTCACTTCAACACTTCAAGCAGCCTTGGGCTCATGAGCATGAGCCTGTTGGCAGTCTCCTAGAAGCTGTTAAG GTAATCAAGCCTACAGTTTTGATTGGATCATCAGGAGTGGGAAAAACATTTACAAAGGAAGTAATTGAGGCTGTGACTTCTATCAATGAA AAACCTCTTGTTTTGGCCCTCTCCAATCCAACTTCACAGTCTGAGTGTACAGCTGAAGAGGCTTACGAATGGAGTGAG GGTCGTGCGATTTTCGCTAGTGGAAGTCCATTTGATCCTGTAGAATACAAGGGCAAAGTGTACTATTCTGGCCAG GCCAACAATGCATACATCTTCCCCGGCTTTGGTCTTGGGTTGGTAATCTCAGGAGCAATCAGAGTGCATGACGATATGCTTCTAGCAGCTT CGGAAGCCTTGGCTAAACTGGTGACCGAGGAGAACTACGAAAAGGGCTTGATTTATCCACCATTCTCTAACATCAGAAAAATTTCAGCTAACATAGCTGCAAGTGTAGCTGCCAAGGCATATGAGCTAG GCTTGGCTACACGTCTCCCTCGTCCTCAGAATCTTGTGAAGTATGCTGAGAGCTGCATGTATACCCCTGTCTACCGAAACTATAGGTGA
- the LOC114391250 gene encoding 2-oxoglutarate-Fe(II) type oxidoreductase hxnY-like isoform X2 has product MGKQSTEFSALNCIDLSNPDINQSVNLLKQACLDSGFFYVVNHGISQEFMEEVFAQSKKFFSLPHKEKMKILRNEKHRGYTPVLDELLDPENQVHGDYKEGYYIGVEKGEDDPESNKPFYGPNNWPAPGVLPGWRETMEKFHRETLEVGKAVAKIIALALDLDANFFDQPEMLGEPIATLRLLHYEGQVSDPLKGLYGAGAHTDYGLITLLATDDVSGLQICKDRDAKPQKWEDVAPLKGAFIVNLGDMLERWSNCVFKSTLHRVLGNGQGRYSIAYFLEPSHDCLVECLPTCKSDSNPPKFPPILCHDYLTQRYNDTHADLNVYKKQQA; this is encoded by the exons ATGGGAAAACAGAGCACAGAATTCTCTGCCCTCAACTGCATCGACCTCTCCAACCCTGACATCAACCAATCCGTCAATTTACTCAAACAG gcATGTTTGGATTCCGGTTTTTTCTACGTTGTCAATCATGGAATAAGCCAGGAATTCATGGAAGAGGTTTTTGCACAGAGCAAGAAATTCTTCTCTCTTCCTCacaaggagaagatgaagatTCTCAGGAATGAAAAACACAGGGGATACACCCCTGTTCTTGATGAGTTGCTTGATCCTGAAAACCAAGTGCATG GAGACTACAAAGAGGGGTATTATATTGGAGTTGAAAAAGGTGAAGATGACCCAGAATCGAATAAACCTTTTTATGGACCGAATAACTGGCCCGCACCAG GTGTTCTTCCAGGGTGGAGGGAGACCATGGAAAAGTTCCATAGAGAGACATT AGAAGTAGGGAAAGCAGTTGCAAAGATAATAGCCCTTGCACTTGATTTGGATGCTAATTTTTTTGATCAGCCAGAAATGCTTGGAGAGCCCATTGCAACTCTGCGTTTGCTGCACTATGAAG GTCAAGTTTCGGATCCCTTGAAAGGATTATATGGAGCTGGAGCTCATACTGACTATGGTTTAATTACACTGTTAGCAACAGATGATGTCTCGGGTCTTCAA ATATGCAAAGATAGGGATGCTAAACCTCAGAAATGGGAGGATGTAGCACCATTGAAGGG AGCATTCATAGTGAATCTTGGTGACATGCTGGAGCGCTGGAGCAACTGCGTTTTTAA GTCCACACTGCACAGAGTTCTAGGAAACGGTCAAGGAAGATATTCT ATTGCATACTTCTTGGAGCCCAGTCATGATTGTCTAGTGGAGTGCTTGCCTACCTGCAAATCAGACAGTAATCCGCCCAA ATTTCCTCCCATCTTATGCCATGACTACCTAACTCAGCGCTACAACGACACTCATGCTGACTTGAATGTTTATAAGAAACAACAAGCTTGA